From Rhodovibrio salinarum DSM 9154:
AGGCCGTCGCGCACGTCCGGCAGCGAGCGGGAGACGATCGTCGACAGCGCGTAGGCGAGATAGCGCTCGGAAAGCGCCTCGCTCAAACGCACGTCGCGGACGTTGCCGCCTGGCTCGTCGGCCAGCAGGTCGCTCATCGGGAACTCCGACTCGGGATCATAGACGTGGAAGACAGTAGAGACGCCCGGTTAACGCCACAAGAACGGTGAGCGGCGCTCAACCACGGCGGCTGGCGAGATACCAGCCCACCGCGCTCAACCCGGCCCAGACCGCTTCCGAGATCAGCAGGTCGAGGGTCAGTCCAGGCGCCGTACCGATCGCAAGCGTACCGGCCAGCCGTGCGACGAACGCCCCGCCGGCGCCCAGCGTCGACATCGCCAGCGCGGCGATCAGCCAGTCCTCGCGCAGCGTCGCCAGGGCCAGGAACGCGCCCACCCCGGTGTAGAAGCCGCCGTAGACCGTCACGAATTCCACCTGCCCCGCGGGACCTGCGAAAACGTAACCGATCATCCCCGCGACCCCGGCAGGGTCGAGCAGGCTCCACAGCCCCACGAGCAGGCAAACCAGGGCTGACAGGGCGCAAATGAGGCGGGCGGCGAGCATGGGAATCGTCCTTTGAAATCAAGCGTCTGAGTCAAAGTGCATCCCTCTCTTCTCGGAAAAGAGAGGGGGTGTCAGAACCGGTCCACCCGGAAGGGCGAAACGTCGATGCCGGTCGGCCGGTCGAGCGTGAGGTCACGGACCAGCTCGCCCGTGCGCGCGGAGAGCATCAGGCCGCAATGGCCGTGGCCAAAGGCAAATACCGTGTTGGCGAACCGCGGGCTCCGGGAAATCACCGGCAGGCTGTCCGGCATCGACGGGCGGAAGCCCATCCAGCGCACGGCCCCTTCGCCGTCGACCCCAGGAAACCAGCGTTGCGCATTCTCCAGCAACATGTCCGCCCGCCGCCAGTCCGGCGGTGCGTCCAAACCGGCCAGCTCGACCGTGCCGGCCAGGCGCAGCCCGGCGTCGATCGGCGTGCAGACCTGCCCACGCTCGGTCGAGCAAACCGGCATGCGCGGCCGCACGCCCGGGTTCGGCAGGGTGAGCGAATAACCACGCTCCGTATCCAACAACGGGTCGCTGCCCAGGCGGCGGGCCAATGTACGGGAATACGCGCCCGCAGCGATCACCAACCGATCGCAGGCGTGCCGGCCGCGATCCGTCAGCACCGCCTCCGGCCCTTCTACACCGATTTCGAAGTCGTACACCTCTTCCCGCAGAATCCGTCCGCCCCGCTGCCGGAATGCGCGTGCCAGGACCTGCACGAGACCAAGGCTGTCGCTCACGTAGCCGACATCCGGGTAGTAGATGCCAGCATGGAAGCGCTGGGACGCGCCCAACGCCGGTTCCAACTGCCGCAGTTCTTCCGCCGGGATCACTTCCGCGCGTACGCCGCGCCGGCGCTGAACCTCCAGGCTGCGCTGGTAACCATCGAACCCGGCCTTGGTTTCGTACAAGCCGAGCCAACCGGTCTTACGCAGCATGTCATGTGCCTCCGCTGCCTCGAGCAGCGGATCGAACGACGCCATGCAGCCTTCAAGCAAATCTCGCAGCGCGTGCGAAACTCGCTCGACCTCCGACCAGCGCGCGCGCTTGACGAAGTGCCACAGCCAGGGCGTCAGCTTTGGCAGGTAGGACCAGCGCACCGCCAGCGGGCTTTTACTGTTGAAAAGCATCCGCGGCAGGTCGGTCAGCACGCTTGGAGTCGCGACCGGGACCACGTGGTCCTCACCGATCACGGCCCCGTTGGCGTACGTGGCCCCCTCGCCAGGCGCGCCGCGATCGAGCAACGTCACGCGCGCGCCCGCTAATTGCAGGTGCAGCCCGGCGGCGACGCCCACCGCGCCGGCGCCAACGATCACAACGTGGGGCGTGGTGTGGGGAGTGGCGGCCTCCCTGTCGACTTGTTGGTGGGTCTTGGATCCGGCCATGGGCACGTGATCTAGCCGCTCCCCGGTGCCGGGTCCAG
This genomic window contains:
- a CDS encoding DUF4345 family protein, which translates into the protein MLAARLICALSALVCLLVGLWSLLDPAGVAGMIGYVFAGPAGQVEFVTVYGGFYTGVGAFLALATLREDWLIAALAMSTLGAGGAFVARLAGTLAIGTAPGLTLDLLISEAVWAGLSAVGWYLASRRG
- a CDS encoding NAD(P)/FAD-dependent oxidoreductase — translated: MAGSKTHQQVDREAATPHTTPHVVIVGAGAVGVAAGLHLQLAGARVTLLDRGAPGEGATYANGAVIGEDHVVPVATPSVLTDLPRMLFNSKSPLAVRWSYLPKLTPWLWHFVKRARWSEVERVSHALRDLLEGCMASFDPLLEAAEAHDMLRKTGWLGLYETKAGFDGYQRSLEVQRRRGVRAEVIPAEELRQLEPALGASQRFHAGIYYPDVGYVSDSLGLVQVLARAFRQRGGRILREEVYDFEIGVEGPEAVLTDRGRHACDRLVIAAGAYSRTLARRLGSDPLLDTERGYSLTLPNPGVRPRMPVCSTERGQVCTPIDAGLRLAGTVELAGLDAPPDWRRADMLLENAQRWFPGVDGEGAVRWMGFRPSMPDSLPVISRSPRFANTVFAFGHGHCGLMLSARTGELVRDLTLDRPTGIDVSPFRVDRF